The proteins below are encoded in one region of Bombus terrestris chromosome 7, iyBomTerr1.2, whole genome shotgun sequence:
- the LOC100648054 gene encoding serine/threonine-protein kinase PRP4 homolog codes for MGTSDLECIESKRDMVTIDSESDMLVDQRKKKKRKHKHHKHKKDKLIEREDGRIERQERKKHKKHKRPKKEREVENGSLDDKTPRIIQKDLGVNGKVKNSLLEVVSTEESEDEKLVDLDSDEVDCTIIEDDIDLEELMKQKERLQACLVQYLSDESEKEDKEPDQDEVKATETPDVILVEDDSENDNIPPKKRARSKSGSRERKKVTKPERRVVVDMSRDRRNREEHKDKRREIERRREEKVRTKEETKRDDNRKDDRQVRKPSDRHREDSRKEDNKRRIEDDKRKDSVKRDESRKREQDRREEERKREADHHNSRSRNEYKSLDKTDKSRRDSRDRLASRERQSSRDRHVSRDRHVSKDRNVSRDRHASRDRHISRDRHASRDRHTSKDRPPSRDQRSRDRPASRDRHSRDKRDSRERHTSRDRPRDGRSSRDRNDMRDRRDSRNRDRIRERSRSTRRSRSPIRSRLDRDRNDRYKRSRSLSRSRRDRDKHARDHDREREKNGKRERSDKFKDSLSEGLKVEHSETSSGEDIKDIDIEEEEDEEAIIERRRKQREELLKRLGGPNEDSNMSAEINTVPATPPSESQSNVSQKSIEVSSNNNESTSESHTPPLPEKPKSPQVKKRKSRFEDAPSEETDKNEDTKPTEKIKQEEKQNAKKSNEWDMFAEADNIGDFNSPTVEGKRQGGPDNPSLTDNWDDAEGYYRVRVGETLDSRYVVYGYTGQGVFSNVVRARDTARGNLDVAVKIIRNNEIMHKTGLKELEILRKLNDADPEDRFHCLRLFRHFFHKNHLCMVFEPLAMNLREVLKKYGKDVGLHVKAVRSYTQQLFLALKLLKRANILHADIKPDNILVSESKLVLKLCDFGSASHAHENEITPYLVSRFYRAPEIILGIPYDFGIDMWSVGCTIYELYTGKIMFSGKTNNQMLKFFMDLKGKMPNKLIRKGSFKDLHFDSNCNFLYHEVDKVTEREKVVVMSTLPATRDLNAELGGNSLPPEQSRKVGQLKDLLERTLMLDAGKRITVNHALAHPFIQEKI; via the exons aTGGG TACATCAGATTTAGAGTGTATAGAGTCTAAAAGAGACATGGTGACTATAGATTCTGAATCGGATATGTTGGTTgaccaaagaaagaaaaagaaaagaaagcataAACATCACAAACATAAGAAAGATAAATTAATTGAAAGGGAAGATGGGAGGATAGAACGTCAGGAACG AAAAAAACACAAGAAACATAAAAGacctaaaaaagaaagagaagttgAAAATGGATCATTAGATGACAAAACACCACGTATAATTCAAAAAGATTTAGGTGTAAAtggaaaagtgaaaaattcTTTACTAGAAGTGGTTTCTACCGAAGAAAGTGAAGATGAGAAATTGGTAGATTTAGATTCAGACGAAGTAGATTGTACAATCATCGAAGATGATATTGATCTGGAAGAATTAATGAAACAAAAG gAGCGTTTGCAAGCATGTTTAGTACAGTACCTTTCGGATGAATCTGAGAAGGAGGATAAGGAACCAGATCAAGACGAAGTAAAAGCTACTGAAACACCTGATGTTATACTTGTAGAGGATGATAGTGAAAATGACAATATACCCCCTAAAAAGCGGGCTAGGAGTAAGTCTGGTAGTAGAGAACGCAAAAAAGTCACAAAACCTGAGAGGCGTGTAGTAGTAGATATGAGCAGGGATCGTAGAAATCGAGAGGAGCATAAAGATAAACGAAGGGAAATAGAAAGGAGACGGGAGGAAAAAGTTCGTACTAAAGAGGAAACTAAGAGAGATGATAATAGAAAAGATGACAGGCAAGTGCGAAAACCAAGCGATAGACATAGGGAGGATTCGCGAAAAGAAGATAACAAAAGACGAATAGAAGATGATAAGCGTAAAGATTCTGTCAAAAGAGATGAGTCCCGTAAAAGAGAACAAGATAGAAG AGAAGAGGAGCGAAAACGAGAAGCCGATCACCATAATTCTAGATCTCGTAATGAATACAAATCATTAGATAAGACCGATAAATCTAGACGCGACAGTCGCGATAGATTAGCAAGTCGAGAACGACAAAGTAGTCGCGATCGGCATGTAAGCCGCGATAGACATGTTAGTAAGGACCGCAACGTTAGTCGAGATCGACATGCCAGTAGAGATCGACATATCAGTCGAGACAGACACGCTAGTCGTGATCGTCATACCAGTAAAGATCGTCCGCCTAGCCGCGATCAACGTAGTCGAGACAGACCTGCCAGCAGAGACCGACATAGTCGTGATAAAAGAGACAGTAGAGAACGCCATACTAGTCGTGATCGGCCCAGAGATGGTAGAAGTAGTCGTGATCGTAACGACATGCGAGATCGACGAGATAGTCGGAACCGCGATAGAATTAGAGAGCGATCAAGAAGTACAAGAAGATCTCGTAGTCCTATTAGGAGTAGATTAGATAGAGATCGGAATGATCGTTATAAACGCTCTAGATCGCTCTCTCGAAGTAGACGAGACAGAGACAAACATGCTAGAGATCATGAtagggaaagagaaaaaaatggtAAAAGGGAACGTAGTGATAAATTCAAAGACTCTTTGTCAGAAGGACTGAAAGTAGAACATTCAGAAACTTCAAGTGGAGAAGATATCAAAGACATAGATATcgaagaagaggaagatgaAGAAGCTATTATTGAACGTAGAAGAAAACAAAGAGAGGAACTTTTAAAG AGGTTAGGAGGACCAAATGAAGATTCAAATATGTCTGCTGAAATTAATACTGTTCCCGCAACTCCACCTTCTGAAAGTCAATCAAATGTGTCACAGAAGTCAATAGAAGTTTCGTCTAATAATAACGAATCCACTTCCGAGAGTCATACCCCACCATTGCCCGAGAAACCAAAATCGCCACaagttaaaaagagaaaatctaGATTCGAAGACGCTCCATCTGAAGAGACAGATAAAAATGAAGATACAAAACCGACAgaaaaaattaaacaagaagaaaaacaaaacgCAAAAAAGTCAAACGAATGGGACATGTTCGCCGAAGCAGACAACATTGGTGATTTTAAT AGCCCCACAGTCGAAGGAAAACGACAAGGCGGACCAGATAATCCAAGTTTAACAGACAATTGGGATGATGCAGAAGGATATTATCg agtaCGTGTGGGCGAGACATTAGATTCCCGATATGTTGTTTATGGATATACCGGTCAGGGTGTATTTAGTAATGTCGTGAGGGCTAGAGATACTGCTAGAGGCAATTTAGATGTTGCTGTAAAAATAATAAggaataatgaaataat gCACAAAACTGGCCTTAAAGAATTAGAAATACTTAGAAAACTGAATGATGCAGATCCAGAAGATAGATTTCATTGTCTACGACTTTTCAGGcatttctttcataaaaatcatTTGTGTATGGTTTTTGAACCATTGGCTATGAATTTAAGAGAG gttttaaaaaaatatggaaaagacGTTGGTTTACATGTTAAAGCGGTAAGATCGTATACGCAACAACTTTTCCTTGCTCTCAAGTTATTAAAACGTGCAAATATTCTGCATGCTGACATCAAACCTGATAACATTCTAGTCAGTGAAAGCAAGTTAGTATTGAAACTCTGCGATTTTGGCTCAGCGTCTCATGCTCATGAGAATGAGATAACACCGTATTTGGTATCAAGGTTTTATCGGGCACCTGAAATTA TTCTTGGTATACCGTATGATTTCGGCATTGACATGTGGTCTGTGGGATGCACCATATACGAATTGTACACGGGAAAAATAATGTTCTCGGGCAAAACGAACAACCAAATGTTGAAATTCTTCATGGACTTAAAAGGCAAAATGCCTAATAAGCTGATTAGGAAAGGCTCATTCAAGGATCTACATTTTGACTCTAACTGCAATTTCCTGTATCATGAAGTTGATAAGGTCACGGAGCGG GAGAAAGTTGTAGTGATGTCTACGTTGCCAGCCACTCGTGATCTAAATGCAGAATTAGGAGGAAATTCTTTACCACCGGAACAAAGTCGAAAAGTTGGACAACTGAAAGATCTTTTGGAACGAACGTTGATGTTGGATGCAGGAAAGAGAATTACTGTGAACCACGCCCTGGCGCATCCATTTATACAAGAAAAGATATAG
- the LOC105665951 gene encoding inositol monophosphatase 1 — protein MCDIDEYYIAVLRLVKEAGSIVREKINQPKDAMTKSCEVDLVTEWDQKVEKLLVDGISSKFPDHKFIGEEATSLGTKVELTDAPTWIIDPIDGTMNFVHSLPHTCISIALLINKTPEIGVVYNPILEQFFSARRGQGAFLNGAPIRVSGEKELRKALVMMEMGTSRDTEKMKIVLENANNLTSQVHGIRALGSAALNMCMVALGGADISFEFGIHAWDVAAGDIIVREAGGVCIDPAGGPFDVMSRRVLCASTMELAQELAKVLVQYYPERD, from the exons ATGTGCGATATCGACGAATATTACATAGCCGTTCTTCGATTAGTGAAGGAAGCTGGTTCG ATCGTAAGGGAAAAAATTAACCAACCTAAAGATGCAATGACGAAATCCTGCGAAGTTGACCTTGTCACTGAATGGGATCAAAAGGTCGAAAAATTGCTAGTCGATGGAATTTCCTCCAAATTCCCGGATCACAa attCATAGGTGAAGAGGCAACTTCGCTTGGGACTAAAGTTGAACTCACGGATGCTCCTACATGGATCATTGATCCGATTGACGGCACAATGAACTTCGTGCATAGTTTGCCCCACACTTGTATATCGATAGCGCTGCTTATTAACAAGACTCCCGAAATTGGTGTAGTTTACAACCCGATTTTGGAGCAATTCTTCTCAGCCCGTAGGGGTCAAGGTGCTTTTCTGAATGGAGCTCCCATTAGGGTTTCAGGAGAGAAAG aattaCGTAAAGCTCTTGTAATGATGGAAATGGGCACAAGTAGAGATACAGAGAAGATGAAAATTGTATTGGAAAATGCGAATAATCTTACTTCACAAGTTCACGg AATACGAGCTCTGGGATCTGCGGCTTTAAACATGTGCATGGTCGCTCTCGGTGGAGCGGATATTTCTTTCGAGTTTGGTATCCACGCGTGGGATGTAGCAGCTGGTGATATTATTGTAAGAGAAGCCGGTGGAGTGTGCATAGATCCAGcag GTGGGCCGTTTGACGTCATGAGCAGAAGAGTTCTATGTGCGTCAACAATGGAGTTAGCACAAGAATTAGCCAAAGTATTAGTTCAGTATTATCCCGAACGTGATTAA
- the LOC100648419 gene encoding enolase isoform X1 — MPIQKVKARQIFNSRGDPTLEVDIITDVGLLRSSVPSVLVPNPNQAQELRDGNEAMYHGRSVFRAVDVVNNIIAPQLLKSRLEACQQMEIDSLLNRLDGTENKSKLGANAILGVSIACCKAGAAKKGLPVYRYIAELAENGELYIPVPSFNMISGGRHANNTLPCQEFMILPIGAESFADAMKMGMEVYRVLERKIAAAQEIQLPLPVSDDGAFTPLELEEDKEALLLLDESIKEAGYEGRIKIALDMAASAFYKEGGYDLAFKTEESDPDDYMESEALKDQYLEYLTEFSSLVSIEDPFDLDDWDGWLTLADQDIQVVADDLTAMNIDRIEEAIERQMANAMVLRMSQVGTVTEAINCAKIARISDWGYIVTACEGETEDNFVADLAIGLSAGQFKAGAPCRSERTAKYNQILRIEEELGKDARYAGLNYRNPLAK; from the exons ATGCCTATTCAAAAGGTTAAAGCTCGCCAAATTTTCAACTCCAGAGGTGATCCGACTCTGGAAGTGGACATAATTACAGACGTTGGATTGTTGAGATCTTCCGTACCATCTGTTTTGGTACCAAACCCTAATCAAGCGCAAGAACTAAGGGATGGAAACGAAGCTATGTACCATGGACGTTCAGTATTCAGAGCTGTTGACGTAGTTAATAACATAATCGCACCGCAACTATTGAAGTCGAGGCTGGAGGCTTGCCAACAAATGGAGATAGACAGCTTGCTAAACCGTCTAGACGGAACCGAGAATAAATCGAAACTAGGTGCAAATGCAATTCTTGGTGTTTCCATTGCCTGCTGTAAGGCTGGCGCCGCGAAGAAGGGACTTCCAGTTTACAG ATACATTGCAGAATTAGCTGAAAATGGAGAACTTTATATCCCTGTTCCTAGTTTCAACATGATCAGTGGCGGCAGGCATGCGAATAACACGTTACCATGCCAAGAATTTATGATCCTGCCCATAG GAGCTGAAAGTTTCGCTGATGCTATGAAAATGGGTATGGAAGTGTACAGAGTACTCGAACGGAAGATCGCGGCTGCTCAAGAAATCCAATTACCCCTTCCGGTTAGCGATGATGGTGCATTTACACCTTTAGAACTGGAAGAAGATAAGGAAGCTTTACTGCTGTTGGATGAATCTATTAAAGAAGCAGGTTACGAAGGAAGAATTAAGATAGCGTTGGACATGGCAGCCAGTGCCTTTTACAAAGAAG GAGGATACGATTTAGCATTTAAAACGGAAGAGTCTGACCCTGATGACTATATGGAGTCAGAAGCGTTGAAAGATCAGTACTTGGAATACTTAACAGAATTCTCATCTCTCGTCTCGATCGAAGATCCATTCGATCTCGACGACTGGGATGGTTGGCTCACGTTAGCTGATCAAGATATCCAAGTCGTTGCAGACGATTTAACTGCGATGAACATTGACAGAATCGAGGAAGCGATTGAAAGACAAATGGCCAACGCTATGGTGCTGAGAATGTCACAGGTTGGAACCGTGACGGAGGCGATCAACTGCGCAAAAATAGCGAGGATCAGTGACTGGGGATATATCGTGACAGCTTGCGAAGGAGAAACTGAAGACAACTTTGTAGCTGATTTAGCTATAGGACTTTCTGCTGGACAATTTAAAGCCGGAGCACCCTGCAGAAGCGAAAGAACGGCTAAATACAATCAAATATTAAGAATCGAAGAGGAACTTGGAAAAGATGCAAGATATGCTGGTCTCAATTACAGGAATCCCTTGGCTAAATAA
- the LOC100648419 gene encoding enolase isoform X2, translating to MPIQKVKARQIFNSRGDPTLEVDIITDVGLLRSSVPSVLVPNPNQAQELRDGNEAMYHGRSVFRAVDVVNNIIAPQLLKSRLEACQQMEIDSLLNRLDGTENKSKLGANAILGVSIACCKAGAAKKGLPVYRYIAELAENGELYIPVPSFNMISGGRHANNTLPCQEFMILPIVYRVLERKIAAAQEIQLPLPVSDDGAFTPLELEEDKEALLLLDESIKEAGYEGRIKIALDMAASAFYKEGGYDLAFKTEESDPDDYMESEALKDQYLEYLTEFSSLVSIEDPFDLDDWDGWLTLADQDIQVVADDLTAMNIDRIEEAIERQMANAMVLRMSQVGTVTEAINCAKIARISDWGYIVTACEGETEDNFVADLAIGLSAGQFKAGAPCRSERTAKYNQILRIEEELGKDARYAGLNYRNPLAK from the exons ATGCCTATTCAAAAGGTTAAAGCTCGCCAAATTTTCAACTCCAGAGGTGATCCGACTCTGGAAGTGGACATAATTACAGACGTTGGATTGTTGAGATCTTCCGTACCATCTGTTTTGGTACCAAACCCTAATCAAGCGCAAGAACTAAGGGATGGAAACGAAGCTATGTACCATGGACGTTCAGTATTCAGAGCTGTTGACGTAGTTAATAACATAATCGCACCGCAACTATTGAAGTCGAGGCTGGAGGCTTGCCAACAAATGGAGATAGACAGCTTGCTAAACCGTCTAGACGGAACCGAGAATAAATCGAAACTAGGTGCAAATGCAATTCTTGGTGTTTCCATTGCCTGCTGTAAGGCTGGCGCCGCGAAGAAGGGACTTCCAGTTTACAG ATACATTGCAGAATTAGCTGAAAATGGAGAACTTTATATCCCTGTTCCTAGTTTCAACATGATCAGTGGCGGCAGGCATGCGAATAACACGTTACCATGCCAAGAATTTATGATCCTGCCCATAG TGTACAGAGTACTCGAACGGAAGATCGCGGCTGCTCAAGAAATCCAATTACCCCTTCCGGTTAGCGATGATGGTGCATTTACACCTTTAGAACTGGAAGAAGATAAGGAAGCTTTACTGCTGTTGGATGAATCTATTAAAGAAGCAGGTTACGAAGGAAGAATTAAGATAGCGTTGGACATGGCAGCCAGTGCCTTTTACAAAGAAG GAGGATACGATTTAGCATTTAAAACGGAAGAGTCTGACCCTGATGACTATATGGAGTCAGAAGCGTTGAAAGATCAGTACTTGGAATACTTAACAGAATTCTCATCTCTCGTCTCGATCGAAGATCCATTCGATCTCGACGACTGGGATGGTTGGCTCACGTTAGCTGATCAAGATATCCAAGTCGTTGCAGACGATTTAACTGCGATGAACATTGACAGAATCGAGGAAGCGATTGAAAGACAAATGGCCAACGCTATGGTGCTGAGAATGTCACAGGTTGGAACCGTGACGGAGGCGATCAACTGCGCAAAAATAGCGAGGATCAGTGACTGGGGATATATCGTGACAGCTTGCGAAGGAGAAACTGAAGACAACTTTGTAGCTGATTTAGCTATAGGACTTTCTGCTGGACAATTTAAAGCCGGAGCACCCTGCAGAAGCGAAAGAACGGCTAAATACAATCAAATATTAAGAATCGAAGAGGAACTTGGAAAAGATGCAAGATATGCTGGTCTCAATTACAGGAATCCCTTGGCTAAATAA